Proteins from one Phoenix dactylifera cultivar Barhee BC4 unplaced genomic scaffold, palm_55x_up_171113_PBpolish2nd_filt_p 001324F, whole genome shotgun sequence genomic window:
- the LOC103720024 gene encoding peroxisomal membrane protein 11-3-like, producing the protein MAEETKPSQNPKTPQMAPVPATAKGGDRDFLLHLEAYLARRDGVDKLLKISRYAAKIVLSTSLPSKALAPRLKAFESSVGLSRKAFRLGKFVQDVNAFRSADGSPSSADLLLAAVAYGGEGLYYFVEQFVWLSKAGLIPSQHLRRLQKISAWAELVGYLGSISLKAKELRKIRFLLESKVRSTKSSEDDDEIQKLRVKLLLKQLSLVQDFADGLMALGDVSDGKGFLSNPLLMASAGLLSALISTHKNWTSC; encoded by the coding sequence ATGGCGGAAGAGACCAAACCCTCgcaaaaccctaaaacccctcaGATGGCGCCGGTTCCAGCGACGGCGAAAGGCGGCGATCGCGACTTCCTTCTCCATCTCGAGGCTTACCTCGCCCGCCGGGACGGCGTCGACAAGCTCCTCAAGATTTCCCGCTACGCCGCCAAGATCGTCCTCTCCACCTCCCTCCCCTCAAAAGCCCTCGCCCCCCGCCTGAAGGCCTTCGAGTCCAGCGTTGGCCTCAGCCGCAAAGCTTTCCGCCTGGGCAAGTTCGTCCAGGACGTCAACGCCTTCCGATCCGCCGACGGCTCCCCCTCCTCCGCCGACCTCCTCCTCGCAGCCGTTGCCTACGGCGGCGAGGGCCTCTACTACTTCGTCGAGCAGTTCGTCTGGCTCTCCAAGGCAGGCCTCATACCGTCGCAGCACTTGCGGCGGCTCCAAAAGATCAGCGCCTGGGCGGAGCTCGTGGGGTACCTCGGGAGCATCTCCTTGAAGGCCAAAGAGCTGCGAAAGATCCGATTTTTGCTTGAGTCGAAGGTTCGGAGCACGAAATCATCGGAGGATGACGATGAGATACAGAAATTGCGGGTGAAGTTGTTGCTCAAACAACTATCGCTCGTCCAAGACTTCGCGGATGGTCTGATGGCGCTCGGGGATGTGAGCGATGGGAAGGGTTTTCTCTCGAATCCTCTGTTGATGGCTTCGGCCGGCCTTCTTTCGGCTCTAATCAGCACTCATAAGAATTGGACTTCTTGCTGA